A portion of the Magnolia sinica isolate HGM2019 chromosome 17, MsV1, whole genome shotgun sequence genome contains these proteins:
- the LOC131231744 gene encoding probable beta-D-xylosidase 5 translates to MATVELFLLVSLSLLIISTTSRTIHSSHPSSAPHGHVLNGLDATDFTYVCNPEWFTSLGLDMKAFRFCEKSQPFDARAKDLVDSMTLAEKVAQLGNKAYGVPRLGLPKYEWWSEALHGVSNVGPGTRFDNTSVPAATSFPTVILTAASFNTFLWKSIGNAVSTEARAMYNLGLAGLTFWSPNINVVRDPRWGRITETPGEDPYVVGLYAVNYVRGLQDVEGHEDADDLNSRPLKVAACCKHYAAYDVDNWQGVDRYHFDARVTEQDMAETFLRPFEMCVREGDVSSVMCSYNRVNGIPTCADPKLLSETIRGEWDLHGYIVSDCDSIEVIHHGHKWLDDTEEDAVAQVLRAGLDLDCGIYYTNFTLPAIEQGKAREADVDKALKNLYVVLMRLGFFDGNPAYVSLGKDDVCTKDSIDLAAESARQGIVLLENVNNTLPLSNARYKKLAVVGPHANATTVMIGNYAGVPCRYVSPLDGFSAYATVDYHMGCADVACKNDTFIHHAVQASKRADATIILVGLDLSIEAESLDRTDLLLPGYQTQLITQISNVAVGPIILVILSAGCVDISFAKNNPKISTIMWAGYPGQEGGRAIADVVFGQHNPSGRLPITWYTADYVDKLPMTSMQLRPVDEFGYPGRTYKFFNGSTVYPFGYGLSYTQFNYTLKSTQRSLVTKLVPGQHCHDLTHKSDVYVPPCPAVLVDDLKCNEVISLEVEVKNVGPRDGAHVVMVYFIPTSDYVGLPSKQLVGFERVFVAKGGTKTVKFVLDACKSFSVVTDSAYVVLPYGRHTIMVGDGDGAISFPFDLSFHY, encoded by the exons ATGGCAACCGTTGAGCTTTTCCTTCTCGTTTCCCTTTCTCTTCTTATCATTTCCACAACTTCCAGGACCATCCATTCCAGCCATCCATCTTCTGCCCCACATGGCCATGTTTTGAACGGCCTGGATGCAACCGACTTCACCTATGTTTGTAATCCGGAATGGTTTACTTCATTGGGCCTTGACATGAAGGCATTTCGGTTCTGCGAAAAATCGCAGCCGTTTGATGCTCGGGCCAAGGACTTGGTTGATAGTATGACGCTTGCTGAAAAGGTGGCCCAGCTTGGAAACAAAGCGTACGGTGTGCCGAGGCTGGGCCTACCCAAGTATGAATGGTGGTCAGAGGCTCTGCATGGTGTGTCCAATGTGGGGCCCGGTACTCGGTTCGACAACACATCAGTGCCAGCGGCCACAAGCTTTCCTACAGTTATTCTAACGGCAGcatcattcaacacttttttatGGAAAAGCATAGGAAAT GCTGTTTCAACAGAGGCAAGGGCCATGTACAATCTAGGGTTAGCTGGATTGACATTTTGGAGCCCTAACATCAACGTAGTTAGAGACCCAAGATGGGGAAGGATCACAGAGACACCCGGAGAAGATCCGTACGTGGTGGGCCTCTACGCCGTTAACTACGTCAGGGGACTGCAGGATGTGGAGGGCCATGAAGATGCCGACGACTTGAATTCTAGACCGTTGAAAGTCGCTGCATGCTGTAAGCATTATGCAGCTTATGATGTTGATAACTGGCAAGGCGTGGATCGCTACCATTTCGATGCAAGG GTAACGGAGCAAGATATGGCGGAGACATTCCTTCGTCCCTTCGAGATGTGTGTGAGGGAAGGTGATGTCAGCAGCGTCATGTGTTCATACAACCGTGTGAACGGAATCCCTACGTGCGCGGATCCAAAGCTCTTGTCAGAGACCATCAGAGGAGAATGGGATCTTCACGG GTACATTGTCTCCGATTGCGATTCCATCGAGGTCATCCATCACGGTCACAAATGGCTAGATGATACTGAAGAGGACGCGGTCGCACAAGTTCTCCGAGCTG GGTTGGATTTAGACTGTGGAATTTACTACACCAATTTCACACTACCAGCAATCGAGCAAGGGAAAGCTCGAGAGGCTGACGTGGATAAAGCATTGAAGAATCTTTACGTGGTTTTGATGAGGCTTGGATTCTTCGATGGGAACCCTGCTTACGTGTCACTTGGAAAGGACGACGTGTGTACTAAGGACAGCATTGATTTGGCTGCTGAGTCAGCTCGTCAAGGAATCGTTCTACTCGAGAACGTCAATAACACCTTGCCTTTGAGCAACGCTCGGTATAAAAAACTGGCTGTGGTGGGGCCCCATGCAAATGCTACTACGGTCATGATTGGAAATTACGCAG GCGTTCCGTGCCGGTACGTTTCACCGTTGGACGGCTTCTCCGCCTACGCAACCGTTGACTACCATATGGGGTGTGCTGACGTGGCATGCAAGAACGACACCTTCATTCATCATGCCGTGCAAGCATCTAAGAGAGCTGATGCTACCATCATTCTTGTTGGATTGGATCTGTCCATCGAGGCAGAGAGCCTTGATCGGACGGATCTCCTCCTTCCAGGCTACCAAACTCAACTGATCACACAGATCTCCAATGttgcggtgggccccatcatTCTTGTGATCCTGTCCGCAGGATGCGTGGATATCTCCTTCGCTAAGAACAACCCCAAAATCAGCACCATCATGTGGGCCGGATACCCCGGCCAAGAAGGAGGACGGGCCATCGCAGACGTTGTCTTTGGACAACACAATCCAA GTGGGAGACTACCGATTACATGGTACACCGCGGACTACGTAGACAAGCTTCCAATGACATCCATGCAACTTAGACCCGTCGACGAATTCGGCTACCCGGGTCGAACCTATAAATTCTTCAATGGTTCGACGGTCTACCCATTCGGATACGGCCTCAGCTACACTCAGTTCAACTACACACTAAAATCCACTCAAAGGTCTCTCGTAACGAAACTGGTTCCAGGTCAGCATTGCCACGACCTCACCCACAAGTCTGACGTGTACGTGCCACCATGCCCAGCCGTGCTGGTCGACGATCTCAAATGCAATGAGGTGATTAGCTTAGAAGTCGAAGTGAAGAACGTTGGACCGAGAGATGGGGCCCATGTCGTGATGGTCTACTTCATTCCTACTTCTGATTACGTGGGCCTTCCGTCTAAGCAACTGGTCGGGTTTGAGAGGGTGTTTGTGGCTAAGGGTGGGACGAAGACGGTTAAGTTCGTGCTCGATGCATGTAAGAGCTTCAGTGTTGTGACTGACTCGGCTTATGTTGTTTTGCCGTATGGACGGCACACTATCATGGTTGGAGATGGAGATGGAGCTATCTCTTTTCCTTTTGATCTCAGCTTTCATTATTAG